TCACCCAAAGTCCGAATCCTGCCAGATCGGTAGTGATCGTCGGCACATGGAATGCGACGCTTTCCAACGGGGTATATCCCCACGGTTCATAATAGGAAGCATACACACTCAAATCCTGTCCAAGCAATATATCGTAATACTCTTTGTTCATGATACCGTCGCGACCGTCCAGATAGCAAGGTACGAAAACGACCTTTACCTTATCTTCCGGGCGATTTCCCATTCCCATATATTTCAGCATATCCAATACCTGGTCATGCGTCATATTATGCAGCCAATGAGTAATGAACGGCACTTCAAGCGGAGTATCGAACTTTTTCTTGCTCTTCAAGCGTTCCTGCAAATCCTCACGGGGATCACCTACCCAACCGGGAACATTGATAAATGCCAATACATTCTTATGCAGGTTCTTATCTCTGTTCAGGCGGTTCAATGATTCCAGGAATACATCGATTCCTTTGTTTTTGAATTCATATCGCCCGCTGGTTCCGACAATTAACGTATCGTCATCCAGATTTGTTCCCAATAATTTATTTGCTACATTCAACATCAAGGCACGCGCACGTTTACGCTTTCCGGTGAATGTACTTCCTTTCGGCACGAAATCATCCTCGAAACCGTTCATAAGGACTACATCCGCCGGTTTGTCCAGCAGTTCCTTACATTCGTTGTTGGTGATTTCGCTAACCGTAGTAAAGCAGTCCACATAATGCGCGGTCTGTTTTTCAATCGAATGTTTCGATTGCATATTCAGTTCCTGAGCCATCTGGTCGCCATTGTAGGCAAAGAGATAGTCATACAACGGTTTGTTGTTGCCTGCGATAGAACGACCGATAGAAGTAGCATGGGTCGTAAAGATAGTAGCCACTTCGGGCACAGCTTCCTGTACATAAAGTGCTCCCATTCCCGTCATCCATTCATGCGCCTGATATACCACCTTGTCCGTTTCTGTCAGGTTGTAGTGATAGAAACTCTCCACTACTCTGCCCGCAGCATACGAAAACATAGAAGCTTCGTCGTAATCGCCATAAGCGTGCAACGAATCTACCTGATAACGATTCCACATTTCTGTGTATATATCGTCTTTTTTCTCAAAAAAAGGTTGGAAATCGACTAGAATGACTATGGGTTCACCGGGGATATTCCATCGTCCTATACGGACGGAAAGTTCATCATTTTCAAGTGCATGCTTTTTCCAAGCAGCACATAGATTATCCGACTCGATGAATAGAGGGTTCTCTTTTCCTTGCCACACATCAGGACCTATGAAAAAAATTCTGTCACGGAACTTCTCCTGCAATGTATTTGCCCGTGTCGACAAGACGGTGTATATCCCTCCCACTTTATTACATACTTCCCAGCTGGACTCGAAGATATAATCGGGGGTTAATAAATCTTTTACCATATAATATATTAAAACTCTTTTTAGTATGCGAGTGCAAAAGTACACATTATTCTTTGAAAAATAATACTTTATACGAAAAATATGAGTTAAGAAGAGGAAAGAAACGTTTGCTTGCAGTAAAAAAAGAATATCCCCTTGCCAATGCAAAGCTGCATTAACAAGGGGATTGAATGTTTTTTTATCGGGAATAATCCCTCAGAAAAAATTATGCGAGAGCGCTACCAATCAAGAAGGTTGCAGCCAAAGCTACAATAGCATAAAGTTCCGGGAATACAGCCAGAATCAGTGTGTTACTAAATACATTGTGTCCCTGACCGATAGCAGCGATACCGTTGGCACAAACCTGTCCCTGACGGATAGCTGAGAACAAGGCAACCAATCCCAAAGCGATACCGGCACCAAGCACTGCCGATGCCTGGATAGCTGTAATCTCAGGAGTCAGGATACCGAAAATAGTCTGGAACATAAAGTAACCGGCAAAACCGTAAAGTCCCTGTGTACCCGGAAGGGCTGTCAATACCAGGAAGTTACCGAATGCACCATCATTCTTCTTCAATGCTCCGATAGCAGCGTTACCTGCAATAGTTACTCCGTAAGCACTACCAATGCCTGACAAACCAACCATAACCGCGATGCCAATGTAGGCAATAAACAAATTCATTTCCATAATCTTATTCTATTTTTTATTGTTTAATTCTTACTTTAATTTTAATCTTCAAATTCTAATTTCTAAAAGGCTTGTACTCCTTACCACCGCCTTCGTATCCGGAATTCTTAAAGAACTCAACGAACGTCAGACGCATCGGGTGAACCATTGCACCAAGTACATTCATAAAGATATTGATTGCATGACCGATAACGAAAATCAGCACCATCACGATAGGTCCTGCTATTACATTATCCGGACTCATACCTACTGCCAAGCTATTGAATACTCCCGCCAGAATACCACCCGAAAGACCGAGGGCAAACAAACGAACGTATGACAAGACGTCGCCCAACAAACCTGTAGCCATATTATATGAATCCCATAATCCCAATCCGATATTCATAAAAAT
The DNA window shown above is from Bacteroides faecium and carries:
- a CDS encoding glycogen/starch synthase, with protein sequence MVKDLLTPDYIFESSWEVCNKVGGIYTVLSTRANTLQEKFRDRIFFIGPDVWQGKENPLFIESDNLCAAWKKHALENDELSVRIGRWNIPGEPIVILVDFQPFFEKKDDIYTEMWNRYQVDSLHAYGDYDEASMFSYAAGRVVESFYHYNLTETDKVVYQAHEWMTGMGALYVQEAVPEVATIFTTHATSIGRSIAGNNKPLYDYLFAYNGDQMAQELNMQSKHSIEKQTAHYVDCFTTVSEITNNECKELLDKPADVVLMNGFEDDFVPKGSTFTGKRKRARALMLNVANKLLGTNLDDDTLIVGTSGRYEFKNKGIDVFLESLNRLNRDKNLHKNVLAFINVPGWVGDPREDLQERLKSKKKFDTPLEVPFITHWLHNMTHDQVLDMLKYMGMGNRPEDKVKVVFVPCYLDGRDGIMNKEYYDILLGQDLSVYASYYEPWGYTPLESVAFHVPTITTDLAGFGLWVNSLKNQHGINDGVEVLHRSDYNYSEVADGIKDTITLFADKTEKEVKEIRKHAAEVAEQALWKHFIQYYYEAYDIALRNAMKRQLN
- a CDS encoding V-type ATP synthase subunit K codes for the protein MEMNLFIAYIGIAVMVGLSGIGSAYGVTIAGNAAIGALKKNDGAFGNFLVLTALPGTQGLYGFAGYFMFQTIFGILTPEITAIQASAVLGAGIALGLVALFSAIRQGQVCANGIAAIGQGHNVFSNTLILAVFPELYAIVALAATFLIGSALA